GAGTCCAAATTTACTCAGCGGCAAAACAGTATGCTTAGACCGGTCAGACTTCATCTCCTGCTGCATCGCTTCATAAATAGCCTTTTTATTTTCGGCTTTTTTCATGTCTATGAAGTCGACCACAATGATACCCCCCATGTCTCGGAGGCGGAGTTGTCTGGCAATTTCTTTAGCAGCGACCAGATTGGTTTTTAATGCTGTTGATTCTTGGTCACTTTCTTGATTGGACTTGTTACCACTATTTACATCGATAACATGAAGAGCTTCAGTGTGCTCAATAATAACATAGCCACCTTGTGGAAGGCTAACTGTCTGTCCAAACAAGCTTTTGATTTGCTTTTCGATTCCAAAACTTTCAAATAGCTTGGCTTTACCGTTGTAAAGCTTGACAATTTTTTCTTTTTCAGGAGCTATTGACCTGATGTAGGATCGGATTTGATCGTAGGTAGACTCTTCTTCTACGGTAATTGCATCGAATGATTCATTGAGTAGGTCTCTGATTAGAGAGGAAGCCATACTCATCTCTCCTATTATTTTATCCCGGCTTTTTGCTTTCAGCAATTTCTTCATTCCCTCTTCCCAGGTAGTGAGAAGATTTCGAAGGTCTTTATCCAATTCGGTTACTGATTGACCTTCCGCCACAGTTCGGATAATGACTCCAAAATTTGCTGGCTTAATGGAATTAATTAGTCTGAGAAGCCTTTTTCGCTCGTCACTACTCCTGATTTTTTTGGAAACATTCACTGAATCAGAGAATGGTACCAATACAAGGTAGCGACCGGGTAAGGAAAGCTCGCAGGAAAGTCTAGGACCTTTGGTCGAGATAGGCTCCTTAACCACTTGTACCAAAACCTGGTTGGTTTTATTTAGTACATTGGCAATCTTACCTATTTTGTCGATTTCAGGTTCTATTTCAAATCCCTTCAAATTATGATTGCTGTAGTTATTGTTTCTCACCAGTTTGGTGAACTTCAGCAATGAGTTAATATTTGGTCCGAGGTCTTGATAGTGAAGGAATGCGTCTTTCTCATATCCTACATCAATGAACGCTGCATTGAGGCCATTGACGATTTTCCTAACCGTACCTAAATATATATCTCCGACTTTAAACTGGTTCTCCATTCCTTCGGAATGGAGCTCGACCAGTTGTTTTTCGTTTAGAAGGGCTATTCGACTTCCATTTTGAGAAGAATCGATTAACAATTCTGTACTCAAATTCTCGTCTTATAAGATGTAAATGAACGTTGTTCTTACTAAAAACGGGAAAAGAAGAAGTGATTACTTCTTCTTATGTCTGTTTTTTCTTAGTCTCTTTTTACGCTTGTGCGTAGCGATCTTATGTCTTTTTCTTTTTTTACCGCAAGGCATAGTCTTTTGAATTTAAAGTGTTAAAGATGATTTATAATTTCTCGAGATAAGTACGAATACTTTCCAAAATCATAGGATCTTGAGTCATACTCCGAACCAACTCAAATTGAGCTTTTGCTTTGTTTTTTTCTTTCGATTCAAAATAGCTCACTCCCAAATAAAACTGTCCTTGTAAGTTTTCTGGATGGTACTTTACCAATTCCTCAAACCTTTCGGAGGCTCTGTCATATTGGCCAGATTGAAGAGACAATACTCCCATGTTAAATAATCCATCTTCATTTGTTGGATCTTGATCCAATACTTCCCTAAGCATGGTAATCCCTTGCATTGGATTCGAAGAGGATACATAAGTCATGGCAATTTTAGTCTTTAAATCCAACCGAGAAGCATCACCTTCCAGGATTTTACCCAAATACTCTCGGGTTTTATTTGCCAAGTCTTCTACTTTTTCTTTGTCAAGAGCAAATGTATACGCTTCATAATACGCATTTCCAGTTTGCTCAATGAGCGATAAATCTGTGGGATTGATCAATAATGCCTCTTTTAAATAGAAAGCAGCGCTGTCAAATATTCCTTCTGATTTATAAATTTCAGAGAGCTCCTTTGCAAAACCTGTCTTTTCAGCGTCTGTAGAATTCTGGTCTGAAAGTTTTGCTTTTAGCTGCTCTGCAATTGATTTTTGATCGGAGGACAACTCGTTCTTATGAAGCATCGATGCATCAGCATTTGCATCTTCTGACTGAGTATCCTCAATTGCAGCGTTTTGAGGGTCATTGTCAACCACCACTTTTGGTAGTGCATAGAGACCAACTATTGCTGCGAGGCCCAAGCCAATAAGAACGAGTTGTGAACCTTTCATGTCAACGTCAACTCAGAATTAGTCCTGAGGAGCCAATTGTTTGATTTTTTTACTATTCTTAATTTTCTCAATGAACACTTTGGACGGCTTGAATGCAGGAATGTAATGCTCATCGATTACAATCGCGGTGTTCTTTGAAATGTTACGGGCAATTTTCTTTGCTCGCTTCTTATTGATGAAGCTACCAAAACCTCTCACGTAGATATTTTCTCCCTCAGCCATGGAGTCTTTTACTACCTTGAAGAATGCCTCGATGGCTTGTGTCACATCATCCTTTTGGATTCCGGTTTTGTCGGAAATCTTGGTGATTACTTCTGCTTTTGTCACAGTGATTTTAATTTAGAATTATGAAATAAGCTTAACAACCTATTAACCAAGTGTTTTTGGGACTGCAAATGTACGAGAACCAATGCAATTAAAAAACAAATTGAAAAAAATTACCTTGGTTTGTAACTGGAAATAATCAACCTAATGAGTCAAAAACTATCTGAAAATCAAGCATTTTCCAATCAAATTATTTCTTGGTATAGACAGAATCCTAGAGATCTTCCTTGGAGAAATACCCATGATCCTTACAAAATTTGGCTTTCGGAAATTATCCTTCAACAAACACGCGTAGCTCAAGGCATGCCCTATTATTATGCCTTTTCTGAAAATTATCCTTCGGTCCAAGACCTTGCAGAGGCTCCTGAATCTGAGGTCCTGAGACTCTGGCAAGGGCTGGGCTATTACAGCAGAGCAAGAAATCTCCACTTCTGTGCAAAATACATCTGGTTTGAACTTAAGGGGAAATTTCCATCAACCTACGATGAACTAATCAAATTAAAGGGAGTCGGTAGTTATACCGCGGCAGCAATTTCAAGCTTTGCTTTTGGGGAGGTAAGAGCCGTGGTAGACGGGAATGTCTTTCGTGTTCTTGCTCGTTATTTTGGAATTTCTACTGATATCGCAAGCGGTAAGGGCAAAACCGAATTTGAGGCATTAGCAAACCAGCTTATTTCTAGAGATAATCCCGGAGAATATAACCAAGCGATTATGGACTTTGGCTCCAGAATGTGCGTTCCCAAAAATCCTGATTGTCCAAATTGTCCTTTGAAAAGCTCCTGCTTCGCCTTTTCTAAAAATATGATCTCCGATCTTCCAGTTAAGATTAATAAGACAAAAATTAAAGATCGAGCCTTGAATTACCTTATAATAAGGTGTGGAAATAGGTGGGTTTGGAAACAG
Above is a window of Algoriphagus sanaruensis DNA encoding:
- a CDS encoding Rne/Rng family ribonuclease; its protein translation is MSTELLIDSSQNGSRIALLNEKQLVELHSEGMENQFKVGDIYLGTVRKIVNGLNAAFIDVGYEKDAFLHYQDLGPNINSLLKFTKLVRNNNYSNHNLKGFEIEPEIDKIGKIANVLNKTNQVLVQVVKEPISTKGPRLSCELSLPGRYLVLVPFSDSVNVSKKIRSSDERKRLLRLINSIKPANFGVIIRTVAEGQSVTELDKDLRNLLTTWEEGMKKLLKAKSRDKIIGEMSMASSLIRDLLNESFDAITVEEESTYDQIRSYIRSIAPEKEKIVKLYNGKAKLFESFGIEKQIKSLFGQTVSLPQGGYVIIEHTEALHVIDVNSGNKSNQESDQESTALKTNLVAAKEIARQLRLRDMGGIIVVDFIDMKKAENKKAIYEAMQQEMKSDRSKHTVLPLSKFGLMQITRQRVRPEVNIVTKETCPACNGTGKIQASILVADKLEQDLEHMARIQNVEKINIGLHPYLHAYFTQGIISRRVKWFLKYFKWIRLIKDSSLPVTEYRFLDESGEEIELQQKSEAE
- a CDS encoding tetratricopeptide repeat protein; the protein is MKGSQLVLIGLGLAAIVGLYALPKVVVDNDPQNAAIEDTQSEDANADASMLHKNELSSDQKSIAEQLKAKLSDQNSTDAEKTGFAKELSEIYKSEGIFDSAAFYLKEALLINPTDLSLIEQTGNAYYEAYTFALDKEKVEDLANKTREYLGKILEGDASRLDLKTKIAMTYVSSSNPMQGITMLREVLDQDPTNEDGLFNMGVLSLQSGQYDRASERFEELVKYHPENLQGQFYLGVSYFESKEKNKAKAQFELVRSMTQDPMILESIRTYLEKL
- a CDS encoding HU family DNA-binding protein, whose amino-acid sequence is MTKAEVITKISDKTGIQKDDVTQAIEAFFKVVKDSMAEGENIYVRGFGSFINKKRAKKIARNISKNTAIVIDEHYIPAFKPSKVFIEKIKNSKKIKQLAPQD
- the mutY gene encoding A/G-specific adenine glycosylase — encoded protein: MSQKLSENQAFSNQIISWYRQNPRDLPWRNTHDPYKIWLSEIILQQTRVAQGMPYYYAFSENYPSVQDLAEAPESEVLRLWQGLGYYSRARNLHFCAKYIWFELKGKFPSTYDELIKLKGVGSYTAAAISSFAFGEVRAVVDGNVFRVLARYFGISTDIASGKGKTEFEALANQLISRDNPGEYNQAIMDFGSRMCVPKNPDCPNCPLKSSCFAFSKNMISDLPVKINKTKIKDRALNYLIIRCGNRWVWKQRSSGDIWTGLFDFPEIDHNPFSSQHPAQQYPKNYKHILSHQKLTATFSEVEIPEQEAQKLEEWCETQGYSLVEENHIEYLAKPKLIVNFLTDQGF